Within Deltaproteobacteria bacterium, the genomic segment GGATCTTCGATCCCTACTTTACGACCCGGGAAGGGGGAAATGGTCTCGGCCTCAGCTCCGCCTATTCAATTCTACAGAAACATGGCGGCAGCATCACCGTGAGATCCGAACCCGGAAAAGGCGCAACCTTTGCGATCCTGCTGCCGGCTTCCATGAAGAAGGAGCTTCCAACCCAGCCGGAACGAGGGAGTTTGTCCGTCGGTTCGGGACGGATACTGGTCATGGATGACGAAGAACTCATCCGCAAAACCTTAAGCCGGATGCTGGAAAAACTTGGATATAAAACGGACGGCGTCGGCAATGGAACGGAAGCTCTCGAATCCTACCGGAAGGCCCTGCAGGAGGGGAACCCCTACCGTGCCGTCATCATGGACCTCACCATCCCCGGCGGCATGGGCGGCAAGGAGGCCGTCCGGAAACTGCTCAAGATCGATCCCGGAGCAAAGGTCATCGTCTCCAGTGGTTATTCACAGGATGAGATCCTCGCAGAGTATCGTCGTTACGGTTTCTCCGGGATCATGACGAAGCCTTATGAGACCCGGAAACTGTCCGGAGTGCTCGAAAGGGTTCTGCAGGACTCCTCCGCTCCGGTCACCGCCGAACCTGAAGATCATCATCGTCAGTCGCAGTCTTTCCCGGATGATCCGTATCAGTCATGATTGCCCCCCCCGGCTTTTCATCGGGACTCAGCCGATCAATCCCCTGGATCAAGGAATCATCGGTACAACTCGGATTTCTTCGAGGCGGAAACCCGGGACGGATCGGAAAAATATTCCCGAGTACTTCGGGCAATCACGGGGCTGAGCAGGATCAGTCCCACCAGGTTGGGCCAGGCCATCAGGGCATTGCCGATATCGGAGATGGTCCAGACCAGTTCAAGCCGGACATAAGCGCCGACGGGAAGGAGAATGCAGTAAAGGACACGATACGGCATGACGAACTTTTCGCCGAAGAGATAATCGACACAGCGGTCTCCGTAATAGGACCAGCTGATGGCCGTGGAGAAGGCGAAGAAGACGAGACCGGTTGCAACAATATAACCACCGGAACCGCCCATTCCGAGTGTAAATGCCTTTGCCGTCAAATCGGCGCCGGTCAATCCCTCTTTGTATGCGCCCGTGAGAATGATCACCAGTCCCGTCATGGTGCAAATGACCAGGGTGTCGATAAAGGGGCCGAGCATAGCAACCAGCCCTTCCCGCACCGGCTCCCTTGTTCGGGCGGCCCCGTGGGCGATGGGCGCACTCCCCAGCCCCGCTTCGTTGGAAAAAACCCCGCGGGCGACACCGAAACGGATCGCCTGAGCCACGGCGGCACCGGCAAACCCGCCCGTGGCGGCCGTACCGGTGAAGGCTCCGGAGAAGATCTCGGCCAGGGCGGCGGGGATTCCGCCGAGATGGCGGAAGATTACAATGAGAGCACCCAGAACATAAAAGATCGACATGAAAGGTACCAGTCGTCCGGCGACCCGTCCGATCCGTCGAATGCCGCCGACGATCACCGCAAAGACCAACCCGCCGATGATAAGCCCCGTGACAATCTTGGGAATATGGAAGTAGGTATGAACCGGCTCCGCCACGGAATTGGCCTGGACCATGTTCCCGATCCCGAAAGAGGCGATCGTCGCGAAGAGAGCAAAGAGGATCCCCAGCCACTTCTGTCCGAGGCCCCGTTCCAGGTAGTACATGGGGCCGGCGCCGACGGTCCCGTCTTCATGGATCACCCGGTATCGCAGCGAAAGGAGACATTCCCCGTATTTGAGCCCCATACCGAAAAGGGCCGTGATCCACATCCAGAAAATCGCCCCCGGACCGCCGAGGGCCACGGCCGTTCCGACACCGGCGATGTTGCCGGTCCCGATCGTGGCGGAAAGGGCGGCGCTCAAAGCCTGAAAATGGGTAATCTCCCCCTCATCTTCAGGATTATCAAACTTCCCCGAGATGAGCTGACAGGCGTAGATAAATTTCCGTGTCTGAATACCCCGGACAAGGAGTGTGATAAAAATACCCGTTCCGACCAGAAGAATGATGGTAACCGGTCCCCAGACAATCCCGCTCAACCTGGACAAAAATGAATATGAAAAGATAAGACGTCTCCCTGCAATAACTTCCGATCCATTACCACCGCAAGGTTGCCAGCAACCGCTTCGGCTTCAGAAGAAGGTCAAGGGCCTGGTGGACATGATGGACGACGATGTCGGCGGCCTCCACGGCCCGGCGGGAAGCGCCCTCCTCTCCGATCACGCAGATTCCCACGCGGGCATTCCGGAGCATGACCACATCGTTGTTTCCGTTTCCCAATGTCACGGTCTTATCGCAACCGACCCTTTCAACGAAAGCGGACTTCTGTTCATCTTCCCTTCCGGGTTCGAGCCTTTCAACCCGCATGCCGAAATCGGTCGGCAGATCCTTCGCTCGTCCGTGGGTATCGGCCGTCAAGACGATCAGATCCAAGCTCTCCGAAAGTCTCCGTAACCGATCCACCGTCCCCGTATCGGGAACCCCCTCCGTCCCGAGTGTCCCATTCAGGTCCATCACCACCTGCCGGATCTCCACCCTCCCGAAACCGGGGATCTCCAGCTTTAGCATTCCTTTCATGACGGTCCCTCCTTTTCCTTCGCTTTTCCCTCTACCCGGACCCGGCAGGCCTGCTCATAAAAACGGTAAGGTACTGAGGGAGTACTCTACATGATTTTTCGGTGAATGAAAAGGGTGAATGGCAGGTGTGCGGATCGGGAAAATACGATTGTCATTTTTGATTTTTTTCCTAAAGTATTCCCGATTCCCGCCGATAAGGGGTTCAAATGCTCCTGGAGAAAGGCAAACTATCCGAAAGGGTAGGACGCAAAGCCACCTGCCGTAAGCTAAGGAAGACACGGTCGAGGGGTTGCCCGAAAGGGAATACTGAAAAGTATTAATCAAAGCGTCCACACCTTCGGGTTGGACGCTTTTTTTGTTGTCCTCCCGAGAGATGCCGTCACGAAGGGCTCGCTTGAGCCTGACGGCATCTCTCCCTCCTCATTTCTTCAGAACCAACAATTCAGACCTAATGACGAACAAATAAGATCAGGATCAGGATTCCATGATGCAGCATCGGAGGATTCGGACGGGGCGAATGAGGAAAACTACGATGATCAGGAAAAAAATTGCTTATTCCGAAAGGGGGTGTTGACCCATCTTGCCGAGAATCTTTGCCGCCTCTACGACGACCCGGTTGTCATTATCCTTCAGGGCTTTCATCAGGAGAGGGTGCAGACGAGCCTGATCGCTCACACTGTGGAGAGAAAGGACGGTCCGGAGACGAACATCGGGATCCTGATCATCCAGAGAGCGGAGGATGGAATCGAGATCATCGGCGAGCGGCCCCTGATCCAGAAGGCCGAAGAAATTCATCCCGTCGATCTCACTCAGATCAAGAGAAGGTCGGGCCTGGCGAACCTTCTCCGCCAACCCTTGCCCTTCGATAGAGGCCTGCGAAAGGAGGTTGACCACCCGGTCGGGGAAATTCATCTTCCCGATCATGCTGGAAAGCCGTGTCGGTCGCCCCTCTTCGAGTTCATAAATCCCGTTGTAGATAGCTGCACCCTTCGTCATCGTCTTGATGGAACTGTTCAGCTTTTCAAACATCTCCGCCGAACTGGCCTGGAGTACACTCCGGGGTGCGTAGAGGATTACGGCGATGACCGCTGCCGTCGTATAATCATAACCGGCCGCAAACAGGTCGCCCCCCTTCCAGATCTCTTTCAGCTGTTCCATCAGAAATCCGTCGCTGATCGGACCGGAGAGATTGAAGCTCCTGGAGCCGTAGATCATCAATCCCCGGGAAGAGAAGACCTTCCGAAAATCCTCACTGTCGAAACTCCGGAGACTCCGGATCTTGTAGGCATGGTCGGCACAGTTGAATTCGTCAAAGTTTTTAACGATTCGTTCGTTCGCCCGGGTGTAGTAATCGGCGATACTCACGCCGGGGAAAAGATCGAGAATCTTCTGATTGTCGATGAGGATGACACTGTTCAGGTTCTGCCGAAGAAGGGTATTGACCGCCTGGATGGCATTGACCTTGGTCAAGCTGCTTTCGCTCTCCGACGGCAGAGTCACCATCACGGAAGTCGGCACATTCAGCGGACGGAGGATCTCCGCCAGAGTCGGCAGGTTACTTCCCGTCCCGCCGCCCATCCCGGCAACAAGGATAAAAAGATCGACCGACTCCGCAGGCCCCTTCAAGGTACTCAGGATCCGGTCCCGGTTGCTAAGCAGGCTCTCCTTGCCAAGATCCAGGTCCCGGCCGGCACCGCTGCGCCCGTTGAGACCGACATGGAGACGGTGTTCCCGCGGCACTTCCTCCAGACTTTTCAGATCGGAAAAGGAGGTATTCAGGGCACAGGCCTGATACCCTTTCCGGGCAAACTCGGCGGCCAGGTTCCCGCCGCACTGCCCGAGTCCCACCACCCCGATCTTCAACCGTTTTCTGAAATCATGAATCTTTGTATCGGAAGGTTTCATGCCGCCGCCCCACCCTTCTGCCAATAATGAATTTTTCGTAATCCTATCAAATCATCAAGAACTTTGTCAAGAAAAGCCGCCCTTTTCCCAGTTCCTTGTTGAAATGCTCCACATTCCCACGCGGGTTGTGCCATTGCAACAGAACCCATCGCAAAAAGATGATAAGCCTATTGGATGGATCCCTCAAATCCGTACCTCCCAAAGCCGGCAAATGAAAATTTCCGGAAAAATATGTAATACAATTGACATATTCTAATTCTGTGATATTGTGAATGCCGTTAATCTCACATTGAAATGAAGGAGGAGATCATGAAAAACAAAGTCAAAGGACTGTTGATTCTTGTCCTGTTTTTGTGTTGCGCTTCACTGGCCTTTGCCGAAACTTATGGTGTCAAGAAGCGGGCGCCCCGCCCGGAGGAATACGGTAACTGCATAATCAACAACTTCTCCGAACAGAACAAGATGGCTCCGGTCGTCTTCAAACACTGGTTGCATCGGGCGAAGTATACCTGTCGTCTTTGTCATGTTGATCTTGGCTTCGCCATGCAGACAGGGGGAACCGGAATCCGGGAAAAAGATATCCGCAGGGGCCTTTACTGCGGCGTGTGCCACAATGGAAAGATCGCCTTTCGCTGGGAAGAGCGAACACCTTTCGG encodes:
- a CDS encoding sodium:alanine symporter family protein, producing MFSYSFLSRLSGIVWGPVTIILLVGTGIFITLLVRGIQTRKFIYACQLISGKFDNPEDEGEITHFQALSAALSATIGTGNIAGVGTAVALGGPGAIFWMWITALFGMGLKYGECLLSLRYRVIHEDGTVGAGPMYYLERGLGQKWLGILFALFATIASFGIGNMVQANSVAEPVHTYFHIPKIVTGLIIGGLVFAVIVGGIRRIGRVAGRLVPFMSIFYVLGALIVIFRHLGGIPAALAEIFSGAFTGTAATGGFAGAAVAQAIRFGVARGVFSNEAGLGSAPIAHGAARTREPVREGLVAMLGPFIDTLVICTMTGLVIILTGAYKEGLTGADLTAKAFTLGMGGSGGYIVATGLVFFAFSTAISWSYYGDRCVDYLFGEKFVMPYRVLYCILLPVGAYVRLELVWTISDIGNALMAWPNLVGLILLSPVIARSTREYFSDPSRVSASKKSELYR
- a CDS encoding ATPase P, with amino-acid sequence MKGMLKLEIPGFGRVEIRQVVMDLNGTLGTEGVPDTGTVDRLRRLSESLDLIVLTADTHGRAKDLPTDFGMRVERLEPGREDEQKSAFVERVGCDKTVTLGNGNNDVVMLRNARVGICVIGEEGASRRAVEAADIVVHHVHQALDLLLKPKRLLATLRW